The genomic stretch CCCGCGTGGTCATCAACAGCGTTTCGTCTCCTGACCAcacctgttgttgttttggcgGGGCTCAGGGACAGCCTCGTCTCCTCCCTCGTCATGCTGCGAGGCCTTGAACGTGCTTTCTTGGCAGGGTTCCGCACTTGGCTCGCCGATTTCTGCTGGAGCATTTTGTCCAAGTCGTCCATGATCCTGAGCTGCTGGCGGCGGGCATACTCCGCTCTTGTGAAACCTCCGCGGCGCGCTGGTGTGGCAGGAGGCGTGGCGGACGGCGAGGTCGTCCCTACAGGAGGTGTGCTAGAGGGAGAGCAAGCAGTTTATGTTAGTTCctattaacaggaagaaaccttgagcaggaccttCTGAGCAATATCAGCTTTTTACCCGAtcattgatgacatcattgtccTTAATACCTCCTTCCAGttaatttatttgcctgtcacCTGTTTTCTCTTTCTCGTTCATGCcactgcttccttttcttcagctcctcggATCTCCTTTGCTGCTTCTCCAGCAAGAGAGCTTTACGCTGGGCCATCTCCTCTTCGTTCTGCACGTCTTCCTGCGACCACAGGAGAAGGTTGTCAAACACAACCACCTCGCGGTAGAGGTGAATCCACTGGTTCGTACCCAAGATGCACTGCAAATCTTGTGAAAATAACTGCAATCTTAACTTAAACACcttgcatttaaataaagtacTCACGGTAAAGAAGAAGTGAATTCTTCCTTTTGCCCCCGATTCATTCTGTTCTGCACTCGGTCCTGCGGTCAGTCCCATTTGTTCTTCTTTGGGTTCAGCCGGTTGTTCTGGGGTATTGATGGCTTCCATGGCCAGATCCAGCTGCTCTGTGGGATCCAGGGCTGCTGCGGCAGGTCTCCTGGCAGGTTCCACGGCAGATTCTGTGTGGTCGCTCATGGAATCGGAGGAGAATTCACGTCCTTCATCCGTCTGTTCATCACTGACCTCATACCGGTGCGTCCCTGCACTCACGCCTCTCCCAGCATCACCTCCTCTGCTGTATGCAGCGGAGATGGAAAAGGTTTCGCTCTCAAACGAGCATTCAGATGGAGCTCCAGAGCTGCTCCCGTCTGCAGCCCGTGGACGATCCTGCCTGGGGTGCAGCAGGACGGGCAGCCCCCCCACAGCTTCATCCTGCTCAAGCTCCATGCTGAACTGGGTCGGCGTGTCACTGGAGCCGGTTTCTGAGGGGCATTCATCGGCCTGTGGGGGCTGGATGGGCTGTACAGGCTGGGGAGATTCTTTAGGAGTCTGCGGACCCCCTATACGGAAAGATGAAGAGGTCTGGACCTGACACTTGCTTGGGGAAACTCGCCGTAAGTGGGGGAGGGTGTCCACATTGTGGGTCGGTGTCAACATGCGGTTTAGTGGCGGGAACTTGAGCTCAGAGGGACGAGGGTGAGGCTGGTGTTGGGGACGAGGGTGATGCTTGGGGCTCCGGGGGGTGGTGGACTGGATCTTAGTACGAGGAGCCGggcaggaggaagagatggCCGTTTTCGGAGAGGTGAGAACTTGAGAATGCTGAGACGGGGAAGTCGATTTTGGGTTGGACCCTGGAGGAATCATCCAGGCCTTACTGGTGTTCCTTGTAGGGGTCTTTGTTGGGGTTCTCGGTGGCGTCCGTGTAGGGGTCTGGGGAGGGGTTCCGGGCTTTTTGGCAGAAGTCCTGGGTGCATTTTTGGGTGTATTTCGGGGTCTTTGGTTGCtcatgagctgctgctgttgctccgtGAGTTTCTGCATGTCTTTCTGCAGCGACTGCAGAGCTTCACTCAGCTTCTGCACCACTTCGTTGTACTCCACCAGCATGACTTCACCTcctttctctgctgcttttttagtttctgcctcttttttacTCTCAATAGAGAATGTTACCTGTTTCTCTAATCGAGGGGGAGTCAAAGCAGATGGCTTGTCTTTCTCCTGCGCTCCATCCTTTTCTTtatccttctcttccttctcctcctcctgtttcagctgctcctccatgcGTGTGAGACGCTCCTCCAGGGTAAGATTGTCCTCGgctcctccgccccctcctccctctccttgcTGTCTTTTTAGCTGAAGGAAAGCAGTTTTTCCAAGCCTTTGTCTGTGCTTGGCAAAGATTGCTTCAATCCGTCTCTTTTGGGCCTCGATGCTTTTGCGTTTTTCCTCCAGGCGGACCCCCAGCTCCCAGGCTTCTGAGCCCGGTTCGGGGCCTCTGGGACCTGGGCTGTCCTGGCGGCCAGGTGCCCCTGCTGgtgtggagggtgtgtgtggcgTGCCCGGCGTGGTTGGAGTCGGAGCAGAGGCCACCTCCTCcccagaagcagcaggatgCCTCCTTCTGTTGTCTCGTCGTTCAGCAAAGCTCGTCATCCGCGGGCTGTTGCCGGCACTTTGGTTTCCATGGTGGCCTTTACTGGGTCGCATGTTACCAGGGGCGTTCCTCGGCCCATCATCTGATGCTTCGGAGGAGTCCACGCTGCCATCTCTCAGAACAGAATCATCATCACGTGACATATCAGGGGCGCACCCtgacctctccctcctctctccccttccctgtcGTTTACCATCAACTCCCTCTCCTCCAACAGGCCGATGGAGAACTCCAGAGCGGCAAGGAGCCGAGCTACTAAGCTGAGgattctcctcctctggagagTGAAGGAAGAATCCAGCAGGGGCTCCTTCAGGACGTAACCGGGCTTCCggtcttcctccttttcctgctgcATTTCCTTTTCTCCGCTCTTTGCTACCAGGCCCGTGGGCCACTTTTAGAGCCTCCTCGATGGTCGGCAGCTCTCCCAGAGGGGTCGTGTGGGCATAGGGCCCCCAGGATGAGCACTGCAGCGGCACAGAGCTGCTGACCAGGTGACTGATGTCCTCCGGAGGGCTGTACGGGACATGATTGGCccctcctgatgacacaggtgtAGTCATAGCAGGAATTCCAGTGTCAGTGCTGGCGGAGCGAAAGACAGAATCTATTGGGTTTCCCATGACAATGTCAACATCACTGTCCAGCCCAAATGGGATGCTGAAAGTCACTGCGGACAGAGGACGActgcagagaggtggaggagggtggaaaCACGGGTGAATGGATGGAGAGCGGCAGAATGAGGATGGAAAAGCAGAGACCACAGAAGCCAAcaaaaggaaatttaaaaagtATGAACACAGCTGAACATTTACCATTGAAGAACATCCAGCAATGAAGTACAAGTAcctgatttgtttctttgtccAGCATTTATTTTCTGGGACGACAGATAGAAGAATCAGTTACAACCTGTGTGGACTAGAGGCACTGGGCATTGGAAAGGGTTTGATACCTGGTGATACAGGAGAGGTGATGGGCATGAA from Takifugu flavidus isolate HTHZ2018 chromosome 6, ASM371156v2, whole genome shotgun sequence encodes the following:
- the LOC130526801 gene encoding calmodulin-regulated spectrin-associated protein 3-like isoform X6: MREPLYKDQYDQEHLKPSINKLLVSPEIYCQAHVLLAQVHGVSASPSQASPADAEALLQLLEKKGLAPKVQDADVTQEDLRCVPIRMKAHLAMIDALMTLAAKEIVDQVKMAAEAEQIGAGAPWENALLFWVNRLNQKLRELTEEEEEPPRPQTCSDVQPAQDAQCPSSRWYWKLVPHAIAFCLKESGNKPPVIRYRKDKVQSKLTPTFPLIHGVKDLSNGCAIASVLHYYCPVLLPLEDVCLKDTMSVADSVYNLQLIREFCESSLQSCCPLAVEDLLYAPPPLHLNIMSFISELLHWFEVKKPDFVQPVQATDLTDVSGLLDCTSPINGSGNSGSPSFILKQPFMPITSPVSPENKCWTKKQISRPLSAVTFSIPFGLDSDVDIVMGNPIDSVFRSASTDTGIPAMTTPVSSGGANHVPYSPPEDISHLVSSSVPLQCSSWGPYAHTTPLGELPTIEEALKVAHGPGSKERRKGNAAGKGGRPEARLRPEGAPAGFFLHSPEEENPQLSSSAPCRSGVLHRPVGGEGVDGKRQGRGERRERSGCAPDMSRDDDSVLRDGSVDSSEASDDGPRNAPGNMRPSKGHHGNQSAGNSPRMTSFAERRDNRRRHPAASGEEVASAPTPTTPGTPHTPSTPAGAPGRQDSPGPRGPEPGSEAWELGVRLEEKRKSIEAQKRRIEAIFAKHRQRLGKTAFLQLKRQQGEGGGGGGAEDNLTLEERLTRMEEQLKQEEEKEEKDKEKDGAQEKDKPSALTPPRLEKQVTFSIESKKEAETKKAAEKGGEVMLVEYNEVVQKLSEALQSLQKDMQKLTEQQQQLMSNQRPRNTPKNAPRTSAKKPGTPPQTPTRTPPRTPTKTPTRNTSKAWMIPPGSNPKSTSPSQHSQVLTSPKTAISSSCPAPRTKIQSTTPRSPKHHPRPQHQPHPRPSELKFPPLNRMLTPTHNVDTLPHLRRVSPSKCQVQTSSSFRIGGPQTPKESPQPVQPIQPPQADECPSETGSSDTPTQFSMELEQDEAVGGLPVLLHPRQDRPRAADGSSSGAPSECSFESETFSISAAYSRGGDAGRGVSAGTHRYEVSDEQTDEGREFSSDSMSDHTESAVEPARRPAAAALDPTEQLDLAMEAINTPEQPAEPKEEQMGLTAGPSAEQNESGAKGRIHFFFTEDVQNEEEMAQRKALLLEKQQRRSEELKKRKQWHERERENSTPPVGTTSPSATPPATPARRGGFTRAEYARRQQLRIMDDLDKMLQQKSASQVRNPAKKARSRPRSMTREETRLSLSPAKTTTGSKLAKVHSHSSVNLAATEEPRNKSDGPSKKANSRPNSPACMTPSKLTNPNGDKEWDTGSNGTSPAPEYTGPKLFKEPSFKSNKFIIHNALSRCCLAGKVNETQKNKIVEEMEKSDANHFLILFRDASCQFRGVYTMNSDSQELVRLAGVGPRTIGSTQVESMFKYSSDRKQFSTIPSKTMGMSVDAFTIPSHLWQGGGGVAGAGGGSRRASINKKAVASK
- the LOC130526801 gene encoding calmodulin-regulated spectrin-associated protein 3-like isoform X4, whose amino-acid sequence is MVDSPGAMNKVSTVAEIKPLDQYDFSRAKICASVRWLLSKSYGSAENVPVEMREPLYKDQYDQEHLKPSINKLLVSPEIYCQAHVLLAQVHGVSASPSQASPADAEALLQLLEKKGLAPKVQDADVTQEDLRCVPIRMKAHLAMIDALMTLAAKEIVDQVKMAAEAEQIGAGAPWENALLFWVNRLNQKLRELTEEEEEPPRPQTCSDVQPAQDACPSSRWYWKLVPIRYRKDKVQSKLTPTFPLIHGVKDLSNGCAIASVLHYYCPVLLPLEDVCLKDTMSVADSVYNLQLIREFCESSLQSCCPLAVEDLLYAPPPLHLNIMSFISELLHWFEVKKPDFVQPVQATDLTDVSGLLDCTSPINGSGNSGSPSFILKQPFMPITSPVSPENKCWTKKQISRPLSAVTFSIPFGLDSDVDIVMGNPIDSVFRSASTDTGIPAMTTPVSSGGANHVPYSPPEDISHLVSSSVPLQCSSWGPYAHTTPLGELPTIEEALKVAHGPGSKERRKGNAAGKGGRPEARLRPEGAPAGFFLHSPEEENPQLSSSAPCRSGVLHRPVGGEGVDGKRQGRGERRERSGCAPDMSRDDDSVLRDGSVDSSEASDDGPRNAPGNMRPSKGHHGNQSAGNSPRMTSFAERRDNRRRHPAASGEEVASAPTPTTPGTPHTPSTPAGAPGRQDSPGPRGPEPGSEAWELGVRLEEKRKSIEAQKRRIEAIFAKHRQRLGKTAFLQLKRQQGEGGGGGGAEDNLTLEERLTRMEEQLKQEEEKEEKDKEKDGAQEKDKPSALTPPRLEKQVTFSIESKKEAETKKAAEKGGEVMLVEYNEVVQKLSEALQSLQKDMQKLTEQQQQLMSNQRPRNTPKNAPRTSAKKPGTPPQTPTRTPPRTPTKTPTRNTSKAWMIPPGSNPKSTSPSQHSQVLTSPKTAISSSCPAPRTKIQSTTPRSPKHHPRPQHQPHPRPSELKFPPLNRMLTPTHNVDTLPHLRRVSPSKCQVQTSSSFRIGGPQTPKESPQPVQPIQPPQADECPSETGSSDTPTQFSMELEQDEAVGGLPVLLHPRQDRPRAADGSSSGAPSECSFESETFSISAAYSRGGDAGRGVSAGTHRYEVSDEQTDEGREFSSDSMSDHTESAVEPARRPAAAALDPTEQLDLAMEAINTPEQPAEPKEEQMGLTAGPSAEQNESGAKGRIHFFFTEDVQNEEEMAQRKALLLEKQQRRSEELKKRKQWHERERENSTPPVGTTSPSATPPATPARRGGFTRAEYARRQQLRIMDDLDKMLQQKSASQVRNPAKKARSRPRSMTREETRLSLSPAKTTTGSKLAKVHSHSSVNLAATEEPRNKSDGPSKKANSRPNSPACMTPSKLTNPNGDKEWDTGSNGTSPAPEYTGPKLFKEPSFKSNKFIIHNALSRCCLAGKVNETQKNKIVEEMEKSDANHFLILFRDASCQFRGVYTMNSDSQELVRLAGVGPRTIGSTQVESMFKYSSDRKQFSTIPSKTMGMSVDAFTIPSHLWQGGGGVAGAGGGSRRASINKKAVASK
- the LOC130526801 gene encoding calmodulin-regulated spectrin-associated protein 3-like isoform X9, with protein sequence MSVADSVYNLQLIREFCESSLQSCCPLAVEDLLYAPPPLHLNIMSFISELLHWFEVKKPDFVQPVQATDLTDVSGLLDCTSPINGSGNSGSPSFILKQPFMPITSPVSPENKCWTKKQISRPLSAVTFSIPFGLDSDVDIVMGNPIDSVFRSASTDTGIPAMTTPVSSGGANHVPYSPPEDISHLVSSSVPLQCSSWGPYAHTTPLGELPTIEEALKVAHGPGSKERRKGNAAGKGGRPEARLRPEGAPAGFFLHSPEEENPQLSSSAPCRSGVLHRPVGGEGVDGKRQGRGERRERSGCAPDMSRDDDSVLRDGSVDSSEASDDGPRNAPGNMRPSKGHHGNQSAGNSPRMTSFAERRDNRRRHPAASGEEVASAPTPTTPGTPHTPSTPAGAPGRQDSPGPRGPEPGSEAWELGVRLEEKRKSIEAQKRRIEAIFAKHRQRLGKTAFLQLKRQQGEGGGGGGAEDNLTLEERLTRMEEQLKQEEEKEEKDKEKDGAQEKDKPSALTPPRLEKQVTFSIESKKEAETKKAAEKGGEVMLVEYNEVVQKLSEALQSLQKDMQKLTEQQQQLMSNQRPRNTPKNAPRTSAKKPGTPPQTPTRTPPRTPTKTPTRNTSKAWMIPPGSNPKSTSPSQHSQVLTSPKTAISSSCPAPRTKIQSTTPRSPKHHPRPQHQPHPRPSELKFPPLNRMLTPTHNVDTLPHLRRVSPSKCQVQTSSSFRIGGPQTPKESPQPVQPIQPPQADECPSETGSSDTPTQFSMELEQDEAVGGLPVLLHPRQDRPRAADGSSSGAPSECSFESETFSISAAYSRGGDAGRGVSAGTHRYEVSDEQTDEGREFSSDSMSDHTESAVEPARRPAAAALDPTEQLDLAMEAINTPEQPAEPKEEQMGLTAGPSAEQNESGAKGRIHFFFTEDVQNEEEMAQRKALLLEKQQRRSEELKKRKQWHERERENSTPPVGTTSPSATPPATPARRGGFTRAEYARRQQLRIMDDLDKMLQQKSASQVRNPAKKARSRPRSMTREETRLSLSPAKTTTGSKLAKVHSHSSVNLAATEEPRNKSDGPSKKANSRPNSPACMTPSKLTNPNGDKEWDTGSNGTSPAPEYTGPKLFKEPSFKSNKFIIHNALSRCCLAGKVNETQKNKIVEEMEKSDANHFLILFRDASCQFRGVYTMNSDSQELVRLAGVGPRTIGSTQVESMFKYSSDRKQFSTIPSKTMGMSVDAFTIPSHLWQGGGGVAGAGGGSRRASINKKAVASK
- the LOC130526801 gene encoding calmodulin-regulated spectrin-associated protein 3-like isoform X3 yields the protein MVDSPGAMNKVSTVAEIKPLDQYDFSRAKICASVRWLLSKSYGSAENVPVEMREPLYKDQYDQEHLKPSINKLLVSPEIYCQAHVLLAQVHGVSASPSQASPADAEALLQLLEKKGLAPKVQDADVTQEDLRCVPIRMKAHLAMIDALMTLAAKEIVDQVKMAAEAEQIGAGAPWENALLFWVNRLNQKLRELTEEEEEPPRPQTCSDVQPAQDAQCPSSRWYWKLVPIRYRKDKVQSKLTPTFPLIHGVKDLSNGCAIASVLHYYCPVLLPLEDVCLKDTMSVADSVYNLQLIREFCESSLQSCCPLAVEDLLYAPPPLHLNIMSFISELLHWFEVKKPDFVQPVQATDLTDVSGLLDCTSPINGSGNSGSPSFILKQPFMPITSPVSPENKCWTKKQISRPLSAVTFSIPFGLDSDVDIVMGNPIDSVFRSASTDTGIPAMTTPVSSGGANHVPYSPPEDISHLVSSSVPLQCSSWGPYAHTTPLGELPTIEEALKVAHGPGSKERRKGNAAGKGGRPEARLRPEGAPAGFFLHSPEEENPQLSSSAPCRSGVLHRPVGGEGVDGKRQGRGERRERSGCAPDMSRDDDSVLRDGSVDSSEASDDGPRNAPGNMRPSKGHHGNQSAGNSPRMTSFAERRDNRRRHPAASGEEVASAPTPTTPGTPHTPSTPAGAPGRQDSPGPRGPEPGSEAWELGVRLEEKRKSIEAQKRRIEAIFAKHRQRLGKTAFLQLKRQQGEGGGGGGAEDNLTLEERLTRMEEQLKQEEEKEEKDKEKDGAQEKDKPSALTPPRLEKQVTFSIESKKEAETKKAAEKGGEVMLVEYNEVVQKLSEALQSLQKDMQKLTEQQQQLMSNQRPRNTPKNAPRTSAKKPGTPPQTPTRTPPRTPTKTPTRNTSKAWMIPPGSNPKSTSPSQHSQVLTSPKTAISSSCPAPRTKIQSTTPRSPKHHPRPQHQPHPRPSELKFPPLNRMLTPTHNVDTLPHLRRVSPSKCQVQTSSSFRIGGPQTPKESPQPVQPIQPPQADECPSETGSSDTPTQFSMELEQDEAVGGLPVLLHPRQDRPRAADGSSSGAPSECSFESETFSISAAYSRGGDAGRGVSAGTHRYEVSDEQTDEGREFSSDSMSDHTESAVEPARRPAAAALDPTEQLDLAMEAINTPEQPAEPKEEQMGLTAGPSAEQNESGAKGRIHFFFTEDVQNEEEMAQRKALLLEKQQRRSEELKKRKQWHERERENSTPPVGTTSPSATPPATPARRGGFTRAEYARRQQLRIMDDLDKMLQQKSASQVRNPAKKARSRPRSMTREETRLSLSPAKTTTGSKLAKVHSHSSVNLAATEEPRNKSDGPSKKANSRPNSPACMTPSKLTNPNGDKEWDTGSNGTSPAPEYTGPKLFKEPSFKSNKFIIHNALSRCCLAGKVNETQKNKIVEEMEKSDANHFLILFRDASCQFRGVYTMNSDSQELVRLAGVGPRTIGSTQVESMFKYSSDRKQFSTIPSKTMGMSVDAFTIPSHLWQGGGGVAGAGGGSRRASINKKAVASK
- the LOC130526801 gene encoding calmodulin-regulated spectrin-associated protein 3-like isoform X8, with product MFRCTTCSGRVSIQPLVLETSPHVCLKDTMSVADSVYNLQLIREFCESSLQSCCPLAVEDLLYAPPPLHLNIMSFISELLHWFEVKKPDFVQPVQATDLTDVSGLLDCTSPINGSGNSGSPSFILKQPFMPITSPVSPENKCWTKKQISRPLSAVTFSIPFGLDSDVDIVMGNPIDSVFRSASTDTGIPAMTTPVSSGGANHVPYSPPEDISHLVSSSVPLQCSSWGPYAHTTPLGELPTIEEALKVAHGPGSKERRKGNAAGKGGRPEARLRPEGAPAGFFLHSPEEENPQLSSSAPCRSGVLHRPVGGEGVDGKRQGRGERRERSGCAPDMSRDDDSVLRDGSVDSSEASDDGPRNAPGNMRPSKGHHGNQSAGNSPRMTSFAERRDNRRRHPAASGEEVASAPTPTTPGTPHTPSTPAGAPGRQDSPGPRGPEPGSEAWELGVRLEEKRKSIEAQKRRIEAIFAKHRQRLGKTAFLQLKRQQGEGGGGGGAEDNLTLEERLTRMEEQLKQEEEKEEKDKEKDGAQEKDKPSALTPPRLEKQVTFSIESKKEAETKKAAEKGGEVMLVEYNEVVQKLSEALQSLQKDMQKLTEQQQQLMSNQRPRNTPKNAPRTSAKKPGTPPQTPTRTPPRTPTKTPTRNTSKAWMIPPGSNPKSTSPSQHSQVLTSPKTAISSSCPAPRTKIQSTTPRSPKHHPRPQHQPHPRPSELKFPPLNRMLTPTHNVDTLPHLRRVSPSKCQVQTSSSFRIGGPQTPKESPQPVQPIQPPQADECPSETGSSDTPTQFSMELEQDEAVGGLPVLLHPRQDRPRAADGSSSGAPSECSFESETFSISAAYSRGGDAGRGVSAGTHRYEVSDEQTDEGREFSSDSMSDHTESAVEPARRPAAAALDPTEQLDLAMEAINTPEQPAEPKEEQMGLTAGPSAEQNESGAKGRIHFFFTEDVQNEEEMAQRKALLLEKQQRRSEELKKRKQWHERERENSTPPVGTTSPSATPPATPARRGGFTRAEYARRQQLRIMDDLDKMLQQKSASQVRNPAKKARSRPRSMTREETRLSLSPAKTTTGSKLAKVHSHSSVNLAATEEPRNKSDGPSKKANSRPNSPACMTPSKLTNPNGDKEWDTGSNGTSPAPEYTGPKLFKEPSFKSNKFIIHNALSRCCLAGKVNETQKNKIVEEMEKSDANHFLILFRDASCQFRGVYTMNSDSQELVRLAGVGPRTIGSTQVESMFKYSSDRKQFSTIPSKTMGMSVDAFTIPSHLWQGGGGVAGAGGGSRRASINKKAVASK
- the LOC130526801 gene encoding calmodulin-regulated spectrin-associated protein 3-like isoform X5, which translates into the protein MVDSPGAMNKVSTVAEIKPLDQYDFSRAKICASVRWLLSKSYGSAENVPVEMREPLYKDQYDQEHLKPSINKLLVSPEIYCQAHVLLAQVHGVSASPSQASPADAEALLQLLEKKGLAPKVQDADVTQEDLRCVPIRMKAHLAMIDALMTLAAKEIVDQVKMAAEAEQIGAGAPWENALLFWVNRLNQKLRELTEEEEEPPRPQTCSDVQPAQDAQCPSSRWYWKLVPHAIAFCLKESGNKPPVIRYRKDKVQSKLTPTFPLIHGVKDLSNGCAIASVLHYYCPVLLPLEDVCLKDTMSVADSVYNLQLIREFCESSLQSCCPLAVEDLLYAPPPLHLNIMSFISELLHWFEVKKPDFVQPVQATDLTDVSGLLDCTSPINGSGNSGSPSFILKQPFMPITSPVSPENKCWTKKQISTDTGIPAMTTPVSSGGANHVPYSPPEDISHLVSSSVPLQCSSWGPYAHTTPLGELPTIEEALKVAHGPGSKERRKGNAAGKGGRPEARLRPEGAPAGFFLHSPEEENPQLSSSAPCRSGVLHRPVGGEGVDGKRQGRGERRERSGCAPDMSRDDDSVLRDGSVDSSEASDDGPRNAPGNMRPSKGHHGNQSAGNSPRMTSFAERRDNRRRHPAASGEEVASAPTPTTPGTPHTPSTPAGAPGRQDSPGPRGPEPGSEAWELGVRLEEKRKSIEAQKRRIEAIFAKHRQRLGKTAFLQLKRQQGEGGGGGGAEDNLTLEERLTRMEEQLKQEEEKEEKDKEKDGAQEKDKPSALTPPRLEKQVTFSIESKKEAETKKAAEKGGEVMLVEYNEVVQKLSEALQSLQKDMQKLTEQQQQLMSNQRPRNTPKNAPRTSAKKPGTPPQTPTRTPPRTPTKTPTRNTSKAWMIPPGSNPKSTSPSQHSQVLTSPKTAISSSCPAPRTKIQSTTPRSPKHHPRPQHQPHPRPSELKFPPLNRMLTPTHNVDTLPHLRRVSPSKCQVQTSSSFRIGGPQTPKESPQPVQPIQPPQADECPSETGSSDTPTQFSMELEQDEAVGGLPVLLHPRQDRPRAADGSSSGAPSECSFESETFSISAAYSRGGDAGRGVSAGTHRYEVSDEQTDEGREFSSDSMSDHTESAVEPARRPAAAALDPTEQLDLAMEAINTPEQPAEPKEEQMGLTAGPSAEQNESGAKGRIHFFFTEDVQNEEEMAQRKALLLEKQQRRSEELKKRKQWHERERENSTPPVGTTSPSATPPATPARRGGFTRAEYARRQQLRIMDDLDKMLQQKSASQVRNPAKKARSRPRSMTREETRLSLSPAKTTTGSKLAKVHSHSSVNLAATEEPRNKSDGPSKKANSRPNSPACMTPSKLTNPNGDKEWDTGSNGTSPAPEYTGPKLFKEPSFKSNKFIIHNALSRCCLAGKVNETQKNKIVEEMEKSDANHFLILFRDASCQFRGVYTMNSDSQELVRLAGVGPRTIGSTQVESMFKYSSDRKQFSTIPSKTMGMSVDAFTIPSHLWQGGGGVAGAGGGSRRASINKKAVASK
- the LOC130526801 gene encoding calmodulin-regulated spectrin-associated protein 3-like isoform X2; amino-acid sequence: MVDSPGAMNKVSTVAEIKPLDQYDFSRAKICASVRWLLSKSYGSAENVPVEMREPLYKDQYDQEHLKPSINKLLVSPEIYCQAHVLLAQVHGVSASPSQASPADAEALLQLLEKKGLAPKVQDADVTQEDLRCVPIRMKAHLAMIDALMTLAAKEIVDQVKMAAEAEQIGAGAPWENALLFWVNRLNQKLRELTEEEEEPPRPQTCSDVQPAQDACPSSRWYWKLVPHAIAFCLKESGNKPPVIRYRKDKVQSKLTPTFPLIHGVKDLSNGCAIASVLHYYCPVLLPLEDVCLKDTMSVADSVYNLQLIREFCESSLQSCCPLAVEDLLYAPPPLHLNIMSFISELLHWFEVKKPDFVQPVQATDLTDVSGLLDCTSPINGSGNSGSPSFILKQPFMPITSPVSPENKCWTKKQISRPLSAVTFSIPFGLDSDVDIVMGNPIDSVFRSASTDTGIPAMTTPVSSGGANHVPYSPPEDISHLVSSSVPLQCSSWGPYAHTTPLGELPTIEEALKVAHGPGSKERRKGNAAGKGGRPEARLRPEGAPAGFFLHSPEEENPQLSSSAPCRSGVLHRPVGGEGVDGKRQGRGERRERSGCAPDMSRDDDSVLRDGSVDSSEASDDGPRNAPGNMRPSKGHHGNQSAGNSPRMTSFAERRDNRRRHPAASGEEVASAPTPTTPGTPHTPSTPAGAPGRQDSPGPRGPEPGSEAWELGVRLEEKRKSIEAQKRRIEAIFAKHRQRLGKTAFLQLKRQQGEGGGGGGAEDNLTLEERLTRMEEQLKQEEEKEEKDKEKDGAQEKDKPSALTPPRLEKQVTFSIESKKEAETKKAAEKGGEVMLVEYNEVVQKLSEALQSLQKDMQKLTEQQQQLMSNQRPRNTPKNAPRTSAKKPGTPPQTPTRTPPRTPTKTPTRNTSKAWMIPPGSNPKSTSPSQHSQVLTSPKTAISSSCPAPRTKIQSTTPRSPKHHPRPQHQPHPRPSELKFPPLNRMLTPTHNVDTLPHLRRVSPSKCQVQTSSSFRIGGPQTPKESPQPVQPIQPPQADECPSETGSSDTPTQFSMELEQDEAVGGLPVLLHPRQDRPRAADGSSSGAPSECSFESETFSISAAYSRGGDAGRGVSAGTHRYEVSDEQTDEGREFSSDSMSDHTESAVEPARRPAAAALDPTEQLDLAMEAINTPEQPAEPKEEQMGLTAGPSAEQNESGAKGRIHFFFTEDVQNEEEMAQRKALLLEKQQRRSEELKKRKQWHERERENSTPPVGTTSPSATPPATPARRGGFTRAEYARRQQLRIMDDLDKMLQQKSASQVRNPAKKARSRPRSMTREETRLSLSPAKTTTGSKLAKVHSHSSVNLAATEEPRNKSDGPSKKANSRPNSPACMTPSKLTNPNGDKEWDTGSNGTSPAPEYTGPKLFKEPSFKSNKFIIHNALSRCCLAGKVNETQKNKIVEEMEKSDANHFLILFRDASCQFRGVYTMNSDSQELVRLAGVGPRTIGSTQVESMFKYSSDRKQFSTIPSKTMGMSVDAFTIPSHLWQGGGGVAGAGGGSRRASINKKAVASK